A window of Amycolatopsis australiensis contains these coding sequences:
- a CDS encoding DUF948 domain-containing protein has protein sequence MSAGQIAALIAAGAFVVLVVLLAIPLIKLGKTLDAATEAIERTNSNTDPLLIGANETITHVNTQLERVDGITANAQAVTGNVSALASVFTATLGGPLVKTAALSYGVSKAIKARRKKSALKAARKAGK, from the coding sequence GTGTCAGCAGGGCAGATCGCCGCGCTGATCGCCGCAGGAGCATTCGTGGTGCTGGTCGTCCTGCTGGCGATCCCGCTGATCAAGCTCGGCAAGACGCTGGACGCGGCCACCGAGGCGATCGAGCGCACCAACAGCAACACCGATCCGCTGCTGATCGGCGCGAACGAGACGATCACGCACGTGAACACCCAGCTCGAACGGGTCGACGGGATCACCGCGAACGCGCAGGCGGTCACCGGGAACGTCTCCGCGCTGGCGTCGGTGTTCACCGCGACCCTGGGCGGCCCGCTGGTGAAGACGGCGGCGCTGTCCTACGGGGTCAGCAAGGCGATCAAGGCGCGCCGGAAGAAGAGCGCGCTGAAGGCCGCGAGGAAGGCCGGCAAATGA
- the alaS gene encoding alanine--tRNA ligase: MDTHEITDRFLRHFESKGHTRVPSAPLILDDPNLLFVNAGMVQFKPYFLGEAPPPYPRATSVQKCVRTPDIDEVGKTTRHNTFFQMAGNFSFGDYFKEGAIEYAWELITKPQSEGGYGLDPDRLWATVYEDDAEAAGLWKKIAGLPGERIQARDMVDNFWSMGIPGPCGPCSEIYYDRGPEYGREGGPVVDEDRYIEIWNLVFMQNVRGAGSGKKDFPILGELPAKNIDTGMGVERVATILQGVENVYETDLVRPVIGRAEEFSGRRYGADHADDVRFRVIADHARTGVLLIGDGVTPGNDGRGYVLRRLLRRIVRSTRLLGVHEPVLQEFAKVVRDTMGPTYPELVDGFDRISEVVRIEEEAFLATLTSGSRIFDLAAEETKRSGGDVLAGDKAFQLHDTYGFPIDLTLEMAAEQGLTVDEAGFRTLMDEQRKRAKADAAARKTGHGDLSEYRKVLEQHGETEFLGYTDLQAEAKVVALLEDGQPVRSVSAGKKAELVLDRTPFYAESGGQVADTGVLVGDGVELKVLDVQKIVPGLFVHRVEVTEGEVGLDTKVTGSVDAHRRLSIERSHSATHLVHAAVRGAYGKRAAQAGSLNSPGRMRFDFTTPGSVSSDVLTEVEQEVNDYLQTDVEVQSYVTTKDKALELGAVALFGEKYGNDVRVVDMGDYSRELCGGTHVERIGQLGLVKLVSDASIGSGVHRVEALVGGDALKYVRKEQLLVSQLANTFKVPSDQLPGRIEDVLTRLKNAEKEIAQLKTQQVLGSAGALAGKAEEINGFAVVAEVVPDVDGNGLRALASDIRGRLGSRPGVVALFSPSGEKLSFVVATTEAARDKGVAAGKLVPSFAEKIGGRGGGKPDMAQGGGTNPAGAADAVTALRAAIAGIG; the protein is encoded by the coding sequence GTGGACACACACGAAATCACCGATCGTTTCCTGCGCCATTTCGAGAGCAAGGGCCACACGCGCGTGCCCAGCGCGCCGCTGATCCTCGACGACCCCAACCTGCTGTTCGTCAACGCCGGCATGGTGCAGTTCAAGCCGTACTTCCTCGGCGAGGCGCCGCCGCCGTACCCGCGCGCGACCTCCGTGCAGAAGTGCGTGCGCACGCCGGACATCGACGAGGTCGGCAAGACCACCCGGCACAACACGTTCTTCCAGATGGCCGGCAACTTCTCCTTCGGCGACTACTTCAAGGAAGGCGCCATCGAGTACGCCTGGGAGCTGATCACCAAGCCCCAGAGCGAAGGCGGCTACGGCCTCGACCCCGACCGCCTGTGGGCGACCGTCTACGAGGACGACGCCGAAGCGGCGGGGCTGTGGAAGAAGATCGCCGGGCTGCCCGGCGAGCGCATCCAGGCCCGCGACATGGTCGACAACTTCTGGTCGATGGGCATCCCCGGCCCGTGCGGCCCGTGCTCGGAGATCTACTACGACCGCGGCCCGGAGTACGGCCGCGAAGGCGGCCCGGTCGTCGACGAGGACCGCTACATCGAGATCTGGAACCTCGTGTTCATGCAGAACGTCCGGGGTGCGGGCAGCGGCAAGAAGGACTTCCCGATCCTCGGCGAGCTGCCCGCGAAGAACATCGACACCGGCATGGGCGTCGAGCGCGTCGCGACGATCCTGCAGGGTGTCGAGAACGTCTACGAGACCGACCTGGTACGCCCGGTGATCGGCCGCGCCGAGGAGTTCTCCGGCCGACGCTACGGCGCCGACCACGCCGACGACGTCCGCTTCCGCGTCATCGCCGACCACGCCCGCACCGGCGTCCTGCTGATCGGTGACGGCGTCACCCCGGGCAACGACGGCCGCGGCTACGTGCTGCGCCGCCTGCTGCGCCGCATCGTCCGCTCCACGCGGCTGCTGGGCGTGCACGAGCCGGTGCTGCAGGAGTTCGCGAAGGTCGTCCGCGACACGATGGGCCCGACCTACCCCGAGCTGGTGGACGGCTTCGACCGGATCAGCGAGGTCGTCCGGATCGAGGAGGAGGCCTTCCTCGCGACCCTGACCAGCGGTTCGCGCATCTTCGACCTCGCGGCCGAGGAGACCAAGCGCAGCGGCGGCGACGTGCTCGCCGGCGACAAGGCGTTCCAGCTGCACGACACCTACGGCTTCCCGATCGACCTCACCCTGGAGATGGCGGCCGAGCAGGGCCTGACCGTCGACGAAGCGGGCTTCCGCACGCTCATGGACGAGCAGCGCAAGCGCGCGAAGGCGGACGCGGCGGCCCGCAAGACCGGCCACGGCGACCTCTCGGAGTACCGGAAGGTCCTGGAGCAGCACGGCGAGACCGAGTTCCTCGGCTACACCGACCTGCAGGCCGAGGCGAAGGTCGTCGCGCTGCTCGAAGACGGGCAGCCGGTCCGCAGCGTCTCCGCGGGCAAGAAGGCGGAGCTGGTCCTCGACCGGACGCCGTTCTACGCCGAAAGCGGCGGCCAGGTCGCCGACACCGGCGTGCTGGTCGGCGACGGCGTCGAGCTCAAGGTCCTGGACGTGCAGAAGATCGTCCCCGGCCTGTTCGTGCACCGCGTCGAGGTCACCGAAGGCGAGGTCGGGCTCGACACGAAGGTCACCGGCTCGGTCGACGCGCACCGCCGGCTGTCCATCGAGCGCTCGCACTCCGCGACGCACCTGGTGCACGCGGCCGTCCGCGGCGCGTACGGCAAGCGCGCCGCGCAGGCCGGTTCGCTCAACTCGCCGGGTCGCATGCGCTTCGACTTCACCACGCCCGGTTCGGTGTCGTCCGACGTGCTGACCGAGGTCGAGCAGGAGGTCAACGACTACCTGCAGACCGACGTCGAGGTGCAGAGCTACGTCACGACCAAGGACAAGGCGCTCGAGCTCGGCGCGGTCGCGCTGTTCGGCGAGAAGTACGGCAACGACGTCCGCGTGGTCGACATGGGCGACTACTCGCGCGAGCTGTGCGGCGGCACGCACGTCGAGCGGATCGGCCAGCTCGGCCTGGTCAAGCTGGTCTCCGACGCCTCCATCGGCTCGGGCGTCCACCGCGTCGAGGCGCTCGTCGGCGGGGACGCGCTGAAGTACGTCCGCAAGGAGCAGCTGCTGGTCTCGCAGCTGGCCAACACGTTCAAGGTGCCGTCCGACCAGCTGCCCGGCCGCATCGAGGACGTCCTGACCCGGCTGAAGAACGCCGAAAAGGAGATCGCGCAGCTGAAGACCCAGCAGGTGCTGGGCTCGGCGGGCGCGCTGGCCGGCAAGGCCGAGGAGATCAACGGCTTCGCCGTGGTCGCCGAGGTCGTCCCGGACGTCGACGGCAACGGCCTGCGCGCGCTGGCGTCGGACATCCGCGGCCGGCTCGGCTCGCGGCCCGGCGTCGTGGCGCTGTTCTCGCCGTCCGGCGAGAAGCTCAGCTTCGTCGTCGCCACCACCGAAGCAGCCCGTGACAAGGGCGTTGCCGCGGGCAAGCTCGTGCCGTCCTTCGCCGAGAAGATCGGCGGACGCGGCGGCGGCAAGCCCGACATGGCCCAGGGCGGCGGCACGAACCCGGCCGGCGCGGCCGACGCCGTCACGGCCCTGCGCGCGGCGATTGCCGGCATTGGCTGA
- the mltG gene encoding endolytic transglycosylase MltG: MNEQPPEPQRGRRRLREPGAATPPPSRPAPRREDPRASGYHEQPSRHSGPHELPQPSRRAPGYDPRRDAPPTGRRRRLEPPDTLPPAADEFDPQAQQAAPARAARARHGLDEGADGPPPRRRRPAPVPEEPPAPRRRPAPNPDETAGRRRRPSPEELAEAEARRHQAMLDLEEAAEAQAARLRGAPEEPVEPRSRRRREVPEAAEAPVARLRDEPVEPPSRRRREVPEAAEAPVARLRDEPVEPVEPRSRRRREVPEAAEAPVARLRDEPVEPPSRRRREVPEAVDRRRAPADPVEATDSPRRRAALEPDADPRRGAPDDARRRRPPPPPARQEPPTDVLPALAPPPPAEHEEPQDDGFFADEDQYADYDDYEDYDEAAYEDEYDDYEEEPKKPKKRGKRALGWVAAIAVIALLAGGAWYGFNAFFGYDDYEGSGDGDVLFQVDDGDSTSAIGAKLATAGIVASGKAFVKAGEDNPKLARIQHGFYVMKSHMSGASAVDRITAPAARVGQLEIRPYTQFDDITQPDGKVTPGVFSLMAKASCAQLNGKSTCVSADDLRKAVDAADLKTLGVPDWAIEPANKADRKDRRLEGLIAPGLYDVRPGSTAPEIIGQLVRSSTEAIQNAGLSPQSTGPGMTPYQTLIIASIIEREAVKADFGKLSRVIYNRLAINMRLQMDSTVNYVLDRPTLATNDADRNRAGAYNTYKNTGLPPTPISVPSPDAIQAAVHPVAGDWVYFVKCEKNGLSCFAVSFDDHRKNVDLAKERGVF; encoded by the coding sequence ATGAACGAGCAGCCACCTGAGCCCCAACGCGGGCGCAGGCGACTGCGGGAACCGGGAGCGGCCACCCCGCCGCCGTCCCGGCCCGCGCCACGCCGCGAGGACCCCCGCGCGAGCGGGTACCACGAGCAGCCGTCCCGCCACAGCGGTCCGCACGAGCTGCCCCAGCCGTCCCGCCGGGCGCCGGGCTACGACCCGCGCCGTGACGCACCGCCGACGGGCCGCCGTCGCCGGCTCGAGCCACCGGACACCCTGCCGCCGGCCGCAGACGAGTTCGACCCCCAGGCCCAGCAGGCCGCCCCGGCCCGCGCCGCGCGCGCCCGCCACGGCCTCGACGAAGGCGCCGACGGACCGCCCCCGCGCCGCCGCAGGCCCGCCCCGGTCCCCGAGGAACCCCCGGCCCCCCGCCGCCGGCCCGCCCCGAACCCGGACGAGACGGCAGGCCGCCGTCGCCGCCCGAGCCCCGAAGAGCTGGCCGAAGCCGAAGCCCGCCGCCACCAGGCGATGCTGGACCTGGAAGAGGCCGCTGAGGCGCAGGCCGCCCGGCTGCGGGGTGCGCCGGAGGAGCCGGTGGAGCCGCGGTCGCGCCGTCGTCGTGAGGTGCCGGAGGCTGCTGAGGCGCCGGTCGCTCGGCTCCGGGATGAGCCGGTGGAGCCGCCGTCGCGTCGCCGTCGTGAGGTGCCGGAGGCTGCTGAGGCGCCGGTCGCTCGGCTCCGGGATGAGCCGGTGGAGCCGGTGGAGCCGCGGTCGCGCCGTCGTCGTGAGGTGCCGGAGGCTGCTGAGGCGCCGGTCGCTCGGCTCCGGGATGAGCCGGTGGAGCCGCCGTCGCGCCGTCGTCGTGAGGTGCCGGAGGCGGTGGACCGGCGTCGCGCTCCCGCCGATCCGGTCGAGGCCACCGACTCGCCGCGCCGCCGCGCAGCCCTCGAGCCCGACGCCGACCCCCGCCGCGGCGCGCCGGATGACGCGCGCCGCCGTCGCCCGCCGCCCCCGCCCGCGCGCCAGGAGCCGCCCACCGACGTCCTGCCCGCGCTCGCGCCTCCGCCCCCGGCGGAACACGAGGAACCCCAGGACGACGGCTTCTTCGCCGACGAAGACCAGTACGCGGACTACGACGACTACGAGGACTACGACGAAGCCGCGTACGAAGACGAGTACGACGACTACGAGGAAGAGCCGAAGAAACCGAAGAAGCGCGGCAAGCGCGCCCTCGGCTGGGTCGCCGCGATCGCGGTGATCGCCCTGCTCGCGGGCGGCGCCTGGTACGGCTTCAACGCCTTCTTCGGCTACGACGATTACGAGGGCTCCGGCGACGGGGACGTGCTGTTCCAGGTCGACGACGGCGACTCGACGTCGGCGATCGGCGCGAAGCTCGCCACCGCCGGCATCGTCGCCAGCGGCAAGGCGTTCGTGAAGGCCGGCGAGGACAACCCGAAGCTGGCCCGCATCCAGCACGGCTTCTACGTGATGAAATCGCACATGTCCGGGGCCAGCGCGGTCGACCGCATCACCGCTCCGGCCGCGCGCGTCGGCCAGCTGGAGATCCGGCCGTACACGCAGTTCGACGACATCACCCAGCCCGACGGCAAGGTCACGCCCGGCGTGTTCAGCCTGATGGCGAAGGCGTCGTGCGCGCAGCTCAACGGCAAGAGCACCTGCGTCAGCGCCGACGACCTGCGCAAGGCCGTCGACGCCGCGGACCTCAAGACGCTCGGCGTGCCGGACTGGGCGATCGAGCCGGCGAACAAGGCCGACCGCAAGGACCGCAGGCTCGAAGGCCTCATCGCGCCGGGCCTCTACGACGTCCGGCCCGGCTCGACCGCGCCGGAGATCATCGGGCAGCTGGTGCGCAGCTCCACCGAGGCCATCCAGAACGCCGGCCTCAGCCCGCAGTCGACCGGTCCCGGGATGACGCCGTACCAGACGCTGATCATCGCGTCGATCATCGAACGCGAGGCGGTGAAGGCCGACTTCGGCAAGCTCTCGCGGGTGATCTACAACCGGCTGGCGATCAACATGCGGCTGCAGATGGACTCCACGGTCAACTACGTGCTCGACCGGCCGACGCTGGCGACCAACGACGCCGACCGGAACCGGGCGGGCGCGTACAACACCTACAAGAACACCGGGCTGCCCCCGACGCCCATCTCGGTCCCGAGCCCCGACGCCATCCAAGCCGCGGTGCACCCGGTGGCGGGGGACTGGGTGTACTTCGTCAAGTGCGAGA
- the ruvX gene encoding Holliday junction resolvase RuvX, protein MDDPGRGRRLGVDVGSVRVGVALSDPAPMLASPLVTLSRDATDDSDLDQLAALVTEHEVVEVIVGLPRTLANRQGPAAELAIAYSERLAGRIAPVPVRLGDERLTTVTASRILSQRGVKGRKQRAVVDQAAAVEILQAWIDAAAAHRAREGDR, encoded by the coding sequence GTGGACGATCCGGGGCGCGGACGCCGGCTCGGTGTGGATGTCGGATCCGTCCGGGTCGGGGTGGCGCTGAGCGATCCGGCCCCCATGCTGGCGTCGCCATTGGTTACCCTCTCCCGCGATGCGACCGACGACAGTGATCTGGACCAGCTGGCCGCCCTCGTCACCGAGCACGAGGTGGTCGAGGTGATCGTGGGACTGCCGAGGACGCTCGCCAACCGGCAGGGTCCGGCGGCCGAGCTGGCCATCGCGTATTCTGAACGCCTGGCCGGGCGCATCGCGCCCGTGCCGGTCCGGCTGGGCGACGAGCGGCTGACCACGGTCACCGCATCCCGCATCCTCTCCCAGCGCGGGGTCAAGGGCCGCAAGCAGCGTGCGGTGGTCGACCAGGCCGCCGCCGTCGAGATCCTGCAGGCCTGGATCGACGCCGCCGCAGCGCACCGCGCCCGGGAGGGAGACCGATGA